One stretch of Actinopolymorpha sp. NPDC004070 DNA includes these proteins:
- the alaS gene encoding alanine--tRNA ligase: protein MRTVDIRRTFLNFFTDRDHQVVPSSSLVTDDPTMLFTTAGMVQFKPYFLGTSTPPCSRLTSAQKCVRTVDIDGIGHTDRHTTFFEMLGNFSFGSYGPDEVVPWAYEFLTERLRLDPGRLWATVYRDDEETSARWQRLGIPSDRIQRLGMADNYWSTGGPGPCGPCTEIFYDRGPEFGGEGGPAAAPDRFLEVWNLVFMRHVRGEGGTGDDFPIVGDLPQACVESGLGVERAAVVLQDAPHIHRTDALLPVLSSVLGRASASRTRSPELSARIVVDHVRAAAFLLADGVLPGPDGRGYVLRRLVRRAVRHARLLGVESPLLADLADQVVDTHVESWPELSGHRALVRQAIAHEEEAFGRTLTHGTRLLDTAIRRARAESSGSPGSPESTESLGSARPSGRPALSGRTAFELHDTYGFPVDLTVEVAAEAGLGVDTDRFAALMADQRERARQARTSASGDVDVPYRALAERQGPTRFVGYDRHQADGTVLALVRDGRELAVATEGERCTLVLDRTPMYAESGGQVGDTGTIRVGSGSRGSDGDTRLRVLDTRRGPGGLHVHEVEVVHGELRPGEPARSTVDVQRRQATARSHSATHVLHAVLREHLGDHARQQGSLVAPGRLRFDVSHFAPLDPDQLRAVEDEVNQRLLADPEVRVWEASQDEARAAGAIALFGETYGEVVRVVDIGDFSRELCGGTHVGHASAAGPVRIVGESSVGAGVRRLEALTGLDALRYADHEHRLLEQIQDLLGGSGRSGSGGPGRSADRILDQLRRRLSDLAQAERELGRRRRADLLAGADRLLSRRRDTASGGWLVASRVDERGGVAGGADQGDLDQGDLDQGDLDPRDLDLRELAQAVLERGPRDRPGGVVLARALDGRAQLVLTVDPSSAGRGTAKELLTPAGRAIGGGAGGNGSFAHAGGRDVDRLDTALALAADRLTDHLGATA from the coding sequence GTGCGCACCGTCGACATCCGCCGTACCTTCCTGAACTTCTTCACCGACCGCGACCACCAGGTCGTGCCGTCCTCCTCCCTCGTCACCGACGACCCCACCATGCTTTTCACCACCGCCGGCATGGTGCAGTTCAAGCCGTACTTCCTCGGCACTTCCACCCCGCCCTGCTCCCGGCTCACGTCGGCGCAGAAGTGTGTGCGGACCGTCGACATCGACGGGATCGGGCACACCGACCGGCACACGACGTTCTTCGAGATGCTCGGCAACTTCTCCTTCGGCTCCTACGGACCGGACGAGGTGGTGCCCTGGGCGTACGAGTTCCTCACCGAGCGGCTCCGCCTGGACCCCGGCCGGCTGTGGGCGACCGTCTACCGCGACGACGAGGAGACGTCGGCCCGCTGGCAGCGGCTCGGCATCCCCTCCGACCGCATCCAGCGGCTCGGCATGGCCGACAACTACTGGTCCACCGGCGGGCCCGGCCCGTGCGGGCCGTGCACGGAGATCTTCTACGACCGCGGCCCGGAGTTCGGCGGGGAAGGCGGCCCGGCGGCGGCCCCCGACCGGTTCCTCGAGGTCTGGAACCTCGTGTTCATGCGGCACGTACGTGGCGAGGGTGGCACCGGCGACGACTTTCCGATCGTCGGTGACCTGCCCCAGGCGTGTGTGGAGTCCGGGCTCGGCGTCGAGCGGGCGGCGGTGGTGCTGCAGGACGCGCCCCACATCCACCGCACCGACGCGTTGCTGCCGGTGCTGTCGAGCGTGCTCGGCCGGGCGTCCGCGTCGCGCACCCGGTCACCGGAACTGTCCGCCCGGATCGTCGTCGACCACGTGCGCGCGGCGGCGTTCCTGCTCGCCGACGGCGTCCTGCCCGGCCCGGACGGCCGTGGTTACGTGCTGCGCCGGCTGGTACGCCGGGCGGTTCGGCACGCGCGCCTGCTCGGAGTCGAGTCGCCGCTGCTCGCCGACCTCGCGGACCAGGTGGTCGACACGCACGTGGAGTCCTGGCCGGAGCTTTCCGGGCACCGCGCGCTGGTCCGGCAGGCGATCGCGCACGAGGAGGAGGCGTTCGGCCGGACGTTGACGCACGGCACCCGGCTGCTGGACACCGCGATCCGGCGGGCGCGGGCGGAGTCCTCGGGCTCCCCGGGCTCCCCGGAGTCCACCGAGTCCCTGGGATCGGCGCGGCCGTCGGGGCGACCCGCGCTGTCGGGCCGTACTGCGTTCGAACTCCATGACACGTACGGCTTCCCGGTCGACCTCACCGTCGAGGTGGCGGCGGAGGCGGGACTCGGGGTCGACACCGACCGGTTCGCGGCGCTCATGGCGGACCAGCGGGAACGCGCGCGGCAGGCGCGCACCTCGGCGTCCGGCGACGTCGACGTGCCCTACCGCGCGCTGGCCGAACGACAAGGGCCGACCCGGTTCGTCGGCTACGACCGTCACCAGGCGGACGGCACCGTGCTGGCGTTGGTGCGCGACGGCCGCGAGCTCGCGGTGGCGACCGAGGGGGAACGGTGCACTCTCGTCCTGGACCGAACGCCGATGTACGCGGAGTCCGGTGGCCAGGTGGGCGACACCGGCACGATCCGCGTCGGGTCCGGGTCCCGGGGGTCGGACGGTGACACCAGGCTGCGGGTGCTGGACACCAGGCGCGGACCCGGTGGCCTGCACGTCCACGAGGTCGAGGTGGTCCACGGCGAACTCCGGCCCGGTGAGCCGGCGCGGTCGACGGTCGACGTGCAGCGCCGGCAGGCAACCGCGCGTTCGCACAGTGCGACGCACGTCCTGCACGCGGTTCTTCGTGAGCATCTCGGCGACCATGCGCGCCAGCAGGGCTCGCTGGTGGCGCCGGGACGGTTGCGGTTCGACGTGTCCCACTTCGCGCCGCTGGACCCCGACCAGCTGCGGGCGGTCGAGGACGAGGTCAACCAGCGCCTGCTGGCCGACCCCGAGGTGCGCGTGTGGGAGGCCAGCCAGGACGAGGCGCGGGCGGCGGGTGCGATCGCGTTGTTCGGCGAGACGTACGGCGAGGTGGTCCGGGTCGTCGACATCGGCGACTTCTCCCGCGAGCTGTGCGGCGGCACGCACGTCGGGCACGCGAGCGCGGCAGGCCCGGTGCGGATCGTCGGGGAGTCCTCCGTCGGTGCCGGGGTACGCCGGCTGGAGGCGCTCACCGGGCTGGACGCGCTGCGGTACGCCGACCACGAACACCGGCTGCTGGAACAGATCCAGGACCTCCTCGGCGGGTCCGGCCGGTCGGGCAGCGGTGGGCCGGGCCGGTCGGCGGACCGGATACTCGACCAGCTCCGGCGCCGGTTGTCCGACCTGGCCCAGGCTGAACGCGAACTCGGCCGGCGCCGGCGGGCGGACCTGCTGGCGGGTGCGGACCGGCTGCTGAGCCGTCGTCGCGACACCGCGTCCGGCGGCTGGCTGGTGGCGAGCCGGGTGGACGAGCGCGGCGGGGTGGCGGGTGGTGCGGATCAAGGCGACCTGGATCAAGGCGACCTGGATCAAGGCGACCTGGATCCGCGGGACCTGGACCTGCGGGAACTGGCGCAGGCGGTCCTGGAACGCGGCCCGCGGGACCGACCAGGCGGCGTCGTCCTCGCTCGCGCGCTCGACGGCCGGGCGCAGCTGGTGCTGACGGTCGACCCGTCGTCGGCGGGCCGCGGCACTGCCAAGGAGCTGTTGACACCGGCGGGGCGGGCGATCGGTGGCGGCGCGGGAGGCAACGGTTCGTTCGCCCACGCGGGTGGCCGTGACGTCGACCGGTTGGACACCGCGCTCGCGCTGGCGGCCGACCGGCTGACCGACCACCTCGGCGCGACCGCCTGA
- a CDS encoding alpha-L-fucosidase, whose amino-acid sequence MTHAVPSSRRPTPAQLAWQRAGMGMFCHFGINTFFDKEWSDGTLPASGFAPTDLDARQWVDTAADAGMRYVVLTAKHHDGFCLWPTDTTDYSVRSSPWRGGRGDVVEELAQACRDAGLGLGLYLSPWDRNAACYADPAAYDDFYVRQLTELCTRYGPLFEVWFDGAGSEGRVYDWGRIMDVVDEHQPDAMVFNMGRPTIRWVGNEDGLAADPCDYVVSAVEGDPGGEGGDRAWLGEGRYLPPECDVPIRRHWFWQSDDLATLKSLEHLLAIHHRSVGLGAGLLLNVPPDRRGLLDEHDRARLGEFGAELRRRFGSGRPGVLTAEPDPGTDTATDTGTTVVRVDLGARTSFDHVVLGEELAAGQHVTGHEVLVGGTVVAAGGTMGVRRIHAFDEVTADRLEIRLRGAGAAMAEVTAHRTGVTRAPALEEQPDISAQKVDAPAT is encoded by the coding sequence ATGACGCACGCCGTGCCCTCGAGCCGACGCCCGACACCCGCACAGCTGGCCTGGCAGCGCGCCGGGATGGGGATGTTCTGTCACTTCGGCATCAACACGTTCTTCGACAAGGAGTGGAGCGACGGCACGCTGCCGGCCTCGGGGTTCGCGCCGACCGACCTCGACGCGCGGCAGTGGGTGGACACCGCCGCCGACGCCGGCATGCGCTACGTCGTGCTCACCGCCAAGCACCACGACGGGTTCTGCCTGTGGCCGACCGACACCACCGACTACTCCGTCCGGTCCTCGCCGTGGCGGGGCGGGCGCGGGGACGTGGTCGAGGAACTCGCCCAGGCCTGCCGGGACGCGGGTCTCGGCCTCGGTCTCTACCTGTCCCCGTGGGACCGCAACGCCGCCTGTTACGCCGACCCGGCCGCCTACGACGACTTCTACGTCCGCCAGCTGACCGAGCTGTGCACGAGGTACGGCCCGCTGTTCGAGGTGTGGTTCGACGGCGCCGGCTCGGAAGGGCGCGTGTACGACTGGGGCCGGATCATGGACGTGGTCGACGAGCACCAGCCGGACGCGATGGTGTTCAACATGGGCCGGCCCACGATCCGCTGGGTGGGCAACGAGGACGGGCTGGCCGCCGACCCGTGCGACTACGTCGTCTCCGCGGTCGAGGGCGACCCCGGTGGCGAGGGTGGTGACCGGGCGTGGCTCGGCGAGGGCCGCTACCTGCCACCGGAGTGTGACGTGCCGATCCGGCGGCACTGGTTCTGGCAGAGCGACGACCTGGCGACGCTGAAGAGCCTGGAGCACCTGCTGGCGATCCACCACCGCTCGGTGGGCCTCGGCGCCGGCCTGCTGCTGAACGTCCCGCCCGACCGCCGCGGGCTGCTGGACGAACACGACCGCGCCCGGCTGGGCGAGTTCGGCGCAGAGCTGCGGCGGCGGTTCGGATCGGGGCGGCCGGGCGTGCTGACCGCCGAGCCGGACCCCGGCACCGATACCGCCACGGATACCGGCACGACGGTCGTGCGGGTCGACCTCGGTGCGCGGACGTCGTTCGACCACGTCGTTCTCGGGGAGGAACTCGCGGCCGGGCAGCACGTCACCGGGCACGAGGTGCTCGTCGGCGGGACCGTGGTGGCGGCCGGCGGCACCATGGGGGTGCGCCGCATCCACGCCTTCGACGAGGTGACCGCCGACCGGCTGGAGATCCGGCTCAGGGGAGCGGGCGCCGCGATGGCCGAGGTCACCGCACACCGGACGGGAGTGACCCGGGCGCCCGCACTGGAGGAACAGCCGGACATCTCCGCGCAGAAGGTGGACGCGCCGGCGACGTGA